Below is a genomic region from Gillisia sp. Hel_I_86.
TTTAAAGGCGGAAATACCAACCAATCTTTTAACTCTAAAGAACTAGCGGTTGTTCAAGATGCCGACAGGCTGGATGCACTTGGAGCAATAGGTATTGCAAGAGCTTTTAATTATGGTGGGTTTAAAGGAAGAACTTTGTTTGATCCAGAGCTCCAACCGAACCTTAAAATGAGCAAAGAAGAATACAAAGCATCAACTGCACCAACAATCAACCACTTCTACGAGAAACTACTATTGCTGAAAGACAGAATGAACACAGAAACCGGAAAAGCAATTGCAGAACAGCGACATACGTATATGCAAGGGTTTTTAGAGCAGTTCTATGCAGAATGGCACGGGAAAGCATAACATAGAAAAACCTTGCTTTCCAGTAAGGTCTTTTAATTTATTTCTTATAACAATAAATTATTAATGTCATTCTGAACGCAATGAAATGAAGTGAAGAATCTCAAGATAGTAAAGGGGTTCTTCCTCCGTTGGAATGACGTTTTTCACTTTCGAATTCCAGGTTTCAGGCTCAACCTGACAATTCATTTAAAGCATGAATTATCTACAACCAAGCATTCCACGGAATTCTTGAAAGAACTAGAATTAAAGCAAGCGTATAAAATATTGCCAATGTCTTAAATTTTGGCTTGGAAGTAAGTTTTTTCTTGTGTTTAGAATAACCTATTGTTATAAAAACAATGGCAAGTATCATGATTATTGGATGCTCCACGTTATATAACCTTAGAATAGGATCTTTCATAACCCCACCCATTCCAACTTCACTGAACATTTTAAAATAAGGAGTAGTAAAGTACAAGATAATCCCAATTAGCAATTGTAAATGCGAAACTATAAGGGTAAACAATGCAATCCTAAAATTGGTGGCGCCATATTCTTTATTGCTGGCAAAACCTACGATAGCATT
It encodes:
- a CDS encoding HD domain-containing protein; protein product: MTSEKIIENTISFVKETLKDAEGGHDWFHIERVYNNSRLIASSEDVDPLIVALGALLHDIADSKFHNGDETVGPKVAKAFLSDLNVGEKVIGHVIKIIENISFKGGNTNQSFNSKELAVVQDADRLDALGAIGIARAFNYGGFKGRTLFDPELQPNLKMSKEEYKASTAPTINHFYEKLLLLKDRMNTETGKAIAEQRHTYMQGFLEQFYAEWHGKA